The following coding sequences lie in one Haematobia irritans isolate KBUSLIRL chromosome 3, ASM5000362v1, whole genome shotgun sequence genomic window:
- the Pcmt gene encoding protein-L-isoaspartate (D-aspartate) O-methyltransferase, with product MAWRSVGANNADLIRQLKDYGVIATEAVAASMTATDRKFYSPRNPYMDAPQSIGHGVTISAPHMHAFALEYLRDHMKPGVRVLDVGSGSGYLTACFWRYIKAQGDHANTRIVGIEHQPELVKLSISNLNNDDESMLKSGQLIILEGDGRKGSPENAPFNAIHVGAAAPETPTALLEQLAKGGRLIVPVGPEGGEQYMMQYDKDENGKIHNTRLMGVMYVPLTDLKRS from the exons ATGGCTTGGCGATCAGTAGGAGCTAATAATGCCGATCTTATACGACAATTAAAAG ATTATGGTGTAATTGCGACAGAGGCTGTCGCTGCTAGCATGACAGCAACTGATAGAAAGTTCTATTCTCCGCGAAATCCTTATATGGATGCACCTCAGAGTATTgggcatggtgttactatatcagCACCACATATG CATGCATTTGCTTTGGAATACCTGCGTGACCATATGAAACCTGGAGTAAGAGTTCTTGATGTTGGTTCAGGATCTGGTTACCTTACGGCATGCTTTTGGCGTTATATTAAAGCACAAGGCGATCATGCCAATACAAGAATAGTGGGAATAGAACATCAACCAGAATTGGTTAAATTAAGTATTTCAAATCTTAATAACGACGATGAATCAATGTTAAAATCTGGGCAACTAATCATTCTTG AGGGTGACGGGCGTAAGGGCTCTCCGGAAAACGCACCATTCAATGCAATTCATGTTGGAGCTGCAGCACCAGAAACACCCACTGCTTTGTTAGAACAATTGGCTAAAGGTGGACGTCTAATAGTACCAGTTGGACCTGAAGGTGGTGAGCAATACATGATGCAG TACGATAAAGATGAGAATGGGAAGATACATAATACTCGTCTAATGGGAGTAATGTATGTTCCATTGACGGATTTAAAACGCTCATGA
- the LOC142231960 gene encoding tether containing UBX domain for GLUT4 produces the protein MNARRRCHFKKFDFVFLRPVNFDLSILSFVSGLFCKFVYNFSIFASQHRAQDFFNLVMESKVTILAPNGRRQVIKVTPNTTLLEVLETLCSKHNFNSEDYTLTFHNKEISLSQPFRFSGLPNNCQLEMSQTNKKRSVADVDICVQLEDGSRKQGRFQSTVNLLDVLKQVASDELAKYESPVVVYMRQTIVGTENIASTTLKSLGILEGKALLRLTNKKEEELKTQAMVYTPPVPKAEKKNDENDDEKPKSSKVGGGGGFAITKDLFKSLKKSAEAEENKSKSNEDKSTSGDSINKEEESEKPKYDWGDAPGRSMQTPKGSKSENEEDMSSCFEVEPEYHVIGERNALIYSMDAAQTQIEDLPDSFYDLTVNDLKLVLRDLRKIASGDEDAPLLTEKLREIENNNIMLKKISQYKNCVIRIQFPDRHVLQGMFKPIDTICDVMEFIKPFLNNPEQPSYLFTIPPKTKLDPNKTLLELDFVPNALVHFSHDDESLSGPLIKDEFLAQLTTPDGALYAATKFRKEQKHSAEARPQLSPSTGAIPKRPRPDEA, from the exons ATGAATGCACGACGTCGTTGTCATTTCAAAAAATTCGACTTTGTTTTCTTACGGCCGGTTAATTTCGATCTGTCAATTTTGTCATTTGTCAGTGGTTtgttttgcaaatttgtttacaacttttcgatttttgCAAGTCAACATAGGGCacaggatttttttaatttagttatggAATCCAAAGTTACAATTTTAGCTCCAAATGGACGGAGACAAGTTATTAAAGTAACACCAAATACCACACTTCTTGAAGTATTGGAAACATTATGCTCAAAGCATAACTTCAACAGCGAGGATTATACATTGACATTCCACAACAAGGAGATATCTCTGTCACAACCATTTCGTTTTAGTGGGCTGCCAAATAATTGCCAATTGGAAATGTCGCAAACCAATAAGAAACGCAGTGTTGCGGATGTTGACATTTGTGTGCAGCTGGAAGACGGCTCGCGTAAACAGGGCCGATTTCAATCAACAGTCAATTTATTAGACGTACTGAAACAAGTGGCAAGTGATGAACTAGCCAAATATGAAAGTCCTGTAGTAGTATATATGCGTCAGACCATAGTGGGAACAGAAAATATTGCTTCTACTACCCTAAAGTCGTTAGGAATATTAGAGGGAAAGGCTCTGCTACGTTTGACAAACAAGAAAGAGGAGGAGCTAAAAAC CCAGGCTATGGTTTACACACCACCAGTGCCCAAGGCGGAAAAGAAAAATGATGAAAATGACGATGAAAAGCCCAAAAGCAGCAAAGTTGGAGGAGGCGGTGGTTTTGCTATCACAAAAGATTTGTTCAAATCTTTGAAGAAATCTGCAGAAGCCGaggaaaataaatcaaaaagcaATGAAGATAAATCGACCTCTGGAGATTCTATAAATAAGGAAGAAGAGTCAGAAAAACCTAAATATGATTGGGGTGATGCTCCAGGTCGTTCGATGCAAACACCTAAGGGCAGCAAATCCGAGAATGAGGAAGACATGTCTAGTTGTTTTGAAGTTGAACCGGAATACCATGTG ATTGGCGAACGTAATGCTTTAATTTATTCTATGGATGCTGCTCAGACACAAATTGAAGATTTACCCGATTCATTTTATGATTTGACAGTAAATGACTTAAAATTGGTTTTAAGAGATTTGCGCAAAATTGCATCCGGCGATGAAGATGCTCCTTTGCTAACAGAAAAATTAagagaaattgaaaataataatataatgttGAAAAAGATATCACAATATAAAAATTGCGTAATCCGTATACAGTTTCCTGATCGCCATGTTCTTCAGGGAATGTTTAAGCCTATTGATACGATATGTGATGTTATGGAATTTATTAAGCCATTTCTAAACAATCCAGAACAACCCAGTTATTTAT TCACCATACCTCCCAAAACGAAATTGGATCCTAATAAAACATTATTGGAATTGGATTTTGTTCCTAATGCTCTAGTCCATTTTTCACATGACGATGAGTCCTTAAGTGGTCCCCTTATTAAAGATGAATTTTTAGCACAGTTGACCACGCCAGATGGTGCTTTATATGCCGCCACTAAATTCAG aaaagaacagaaaCATTCTGCTGAAGCAAGACCACAACTGAGCCCATCAACGGGAGCCATTCCTAAACGTCCTCGTCCAGATGAAGCATGA